A window from Acidimicrobiales bacterium encodes these proteins:
- the pstA gene encoding phosphate ABC transporter permease PstA: MAGLDSPELRQESDRLLLEATTSRSRSVKNRVASVWMAGSLVVAVIPLAFVIYYVVAKGIGVIDWAWFTEDIQARTREAGGGMAPAIVGTLVITGLATLMSVPLGILGAIYLNEYGGKGRMASIIRFMSDVMTGVPSIVMGLFVYTVWTLTFGLSAFGGALALGCLMLPIVIRSTEEMLRLVPEELRHGSYALGNRKWRTIMTVVLPAAFGGIVSGAMLAVARAAGETAPLLFTIGAARAVNLDVFGGATTALSVQIFTNAQSPFQPAIDRAWASALTLVVIVFIFTIAARVVSARVARRHAA, encoded by the coding sequence GTGGCCGGTCTCGACTCGCCCGAACTTCGCCAGGAGAGCGATCGGCTCCTGCTCGAGGCGACCACGTCGCGTTCGCGCAGCGTCAAGAACCGGGTGGCCAGCGTCTGGATGGCCGGTTCGCTGGTGGTGGCCGTCATCCCCCTCGCCTTCGTCATCTACTACGTCGTGGCGAAGGGCATCGGGGTCATCGACTGGGCGTGGTTCACCGAGGACATCCAGGCCCGGACCCGCGAGGCCGGCGGGGGCATGGCGCCGGCCATCGTGGGCACGCTCGTGATCACCGGCCTGGCCACGCTCATGTCGGTGCCGCTCGGCATCCTCGGCGCGATCTACCTCAACGAGTACGGCGGCAAGGGCCGGATGGCCAGCATCATCCGCTTCATGTCCGACGTGATGACCGGCGTGCCGTCCATCGTGATGGGCCTGTTCGTCTACACCGTGTGGACCCTCACCTTCGGCCTCTCGGCCTTCGGCGGCGCGCTGGCGCTGGGCTGCCTGATGCTGCCGATCGTGATCCGCTCGACCGAGGAGATGCTGCGGCTGGTCCCCGAGGAGCTGCGCCACGGTAGCTACGCCCTCGGCAACCGGAAGTGGCGCACCATCATGACCGTCGTGCTGCCCGCGGCGTTCGGCGGGATCGTCTCGGGGGCCATGTTGGCCGTCGCCCGCGCCGCCGGCGAGACCGCCCCGCTGCTGTTCACCATCGGGGCCGCCCGCGCCGTGAACCTCGACGTGTTCGGCGGCGCCACCACCGCGCTCTCGGTGCAGATCTTCACCAACGCGCAGTCCCCCTTCCAGCCCGCCATCGACCGGGCGTGGGCGTCGGCGCTCACCCTGGTGGTCATCGTGTTCATCTTCACGATCGCCGCCCGAGTCGTGTCCGCCCGCGTGGCCCGGCGCCACGCCGCCTGA
- the pstC gene encoding phosphate ABC transporter permease subunit PstC, whose amino-acid sequence MAPLPEDPSPGSVAVLDPTEGSGAELIAAGRVNIGDQVFRGVALAAGLLVLAILALIAVSTTREAWPAFEQQGISFVTTNDWIPAEGKFGALAFIYGTVLVSFLALVISVPVSLGIALYTNEAAPQRLKKVVVYVMDLLAAIPSVVYGLWGILVFAPNVKGVYEAIGGAVEGWPVLGTIFGPTSSGRAFMTAGIILAVMITPIITSLSREVIATVPSAQREAAYGMGATRWEMIRSAVLPWSQGGIVGSVMLGLGRAMGETIAVALVIGSNAQITADLFAPGDAMAAVIANQFGEAGGIHRAALIGLGVVLFGVTIIVNVTARGIVGRFDKKLSGA is encoded by the coding sequence ATGGCGCCACTCCCCGAGGATCCATCCCCCGGATCGGTTGCCGTCCTCGACCCCACCGAGGGGTCGGGGGCGGAACTGATCGCCGCCGGTCGCGTCAACATCGGCGACCAGGTCTTCCGGGGAGTGGCGCTGGCGGCGGGCCTCCTGGTCCTCGCCATCCTGGCCCTCATCGCGGTCTCCACCACCCGGGAGGCCTGGCCGGCGTTCGAGCAGCAGGGCATCTCGTTCGTCACCACCAACGACTGGATCCCCGCCGAGGGCAAGTTCGGGGCGCTGGCCTTCATCTACGGCACGGTCCTGGTGTCGTTCCTCGCCTTGGTGATCTCCGTGCCCGTGAGCCTGGGCATCGCGCTGTACACGAACGAAGCCGCCCCGCAACGGCTCAAGAAGGTCGTCGTGTACGTCATGGACCTGCTCGCCGCCATCCCGTCGGTGGTCTACGGGCTGTGGGGGATCCTGGTCTTCGCCCCCAACGTGAAGGGCGTCTACGAGGCCATCGGGGGCGCGGTCGAGGGCTGGCCGGTGCTCGGCACGATCTTCGGTCCCACCTCGAGTGGACGGGCCTTCATGACCGCCGGGATCATCCTGGCCGTCATGATCACCCCCATCATCACGTCGCTGTCACGCGAGGTCATCGCGACCGTCCCGAGCGCCCAGCGCGAGGCGGCCTACGGGATGGGCGCCACCCGCTGGGAGATGATCCGCTCCGCCGTACTCCCGTGGAGCCAGGGCGGCATCGTCGGGTCGGTCATGCTCGGGTTGGGCCGGGCGATGGGTGAGACCATCGCCGTGGCCCTGGTCATCGGTTCCAACGCCCAGATCACCGCCGACCTCTTCGCCCCGGGTGACGCCATGGCCGCGGTCATCGCCAACCAGTTCGGCGAGGCCGGGGGGATCCATCGTGCCGCCCTCATCGGGCTCGGCGTCGTGCTGTTCGGCGTGACCATCATCGTGAACGTGACCGCTCGCGGCATCGTCGGGCGGTTCGACAAGAAGCTGTCAGGAGCCTGA
- the pstS gene encoding phosphate ABC transporter substrate-binding protein PstS, with the protein MRTTPRRHLVWLVALLASVGLVAAACGSDDESSSSDTTAATGGSSEIDFGALSGDLPGTGATFPKAFYEEVIAEFENVSPLVVTYPGGGSGQGKKDLAAGISIWAGSDSLVKDDEDLALNGKPWLYFPTVAAPITVSYNLSGVEEINLSQSTLAGIFMGQITSWDAPEIAADNEGVTLPSTAITVVVRSDGSGTTSNFSKFLATAAPDVFTIASGDTVAWPSAQAANGNAGVAQLVKDTAGAIGYVDYSDANALGLTFAAIENAEGEFVPASLEGATAALDGVTVEENLTYNPLNAPGAESYPITAPTYILTFVTYSDETTVENLKGWLTFVLTEGEQLANSVDFANLPEGLQSKALAQIDQITVG; encoded by the coding sequence TTGCGTACCACCCCGCGTCGCCACCTCGTGTGGCTCGTCGCCCTCCTGGCCAGCGTCGGCCTCGTCGCCGCCGCCTGCGGGAGCGACGACGAATCCAGCTCGTCCGACACCACCGCCGCGACCGGAGGTTCGTCCGAGATCGACTTCGGTGCACTCTCCGGCGACCTTCCCGGCACGGGCGCCACGTTCCCCAAGGCCTTCTACGAAGAGGTCATCGCCGAGTTCGAGAACGTGTCCCCGCTGGTCGTGACGTACCCCGGTGGCGGCTCGGGCCAGGGCAAGAAGGACCTCGCCGCAGGGATCTCCATCTGGGCCGGCTCCGACAGCCTGGTGAAGGACGACGAGGACCTCGCCCTGAACGGCAAGCCCTGGCTCTACTTCCCGACGGTCGCGGCGCCGATCACGGTGTCGTACAACCTGAGCGGCGTGGAGGAGATCAACCTCTCGCAGTCCACCCTGGCCGGCATCTTCATGGGCCAGATCACCTCCTGGGACGCCCCGGAGATCGCCGCTGACAACGAGGGCGTCACCCTCCCGTCCACCGCCATCACGGTCGTGGTCCGCTCCGACGGCTCCGGCACGACGTCGAACTTCTCCAAGTTCCTGGCGACGGCCGCACCCGACGTCTTCACCATTGCCTCCGGTGACACCGTGGCCTGGCCCTCGGCCCAGGCCGCCAACGGCAACGCCGGCGTCGCCCAGCTGGTGAAGGACACCGCCGGTGCGATCGGCTACGTCGACTACTCCGACGCCAACGCACTGGGCCTCACCTTCGCGGCCATCGAGAATGCCGAAGGCGAGTTCGTGCCGGCCAGCCTCGAAGGGGCCACCGCGGCGCTCGACGGCGTGACCGTCGAGGAGAATCTCACCTACAACCCTCTCAACGCCCCGGGCGCCGAGTCGTACCCGATCACGGCACCGACCTACATCCTCACCTTCGTGACCTACTCCGACGAGACGACGGTCGAGAACCTGAAGGGCTGGCTCACGTTCGTGCTGACCGAGGGTGAGCAGCTCGCCAACTCGGTGGACTTCGCCAACCTGCCGGAGGGCCTCCAGTCCAAGGCCCTCGCCCAGATCGACCAGATCACGGTCGGTTAG
- a CDS encoding NUDIX hydrolase, translating to MSAGGRSPGPAGGEPEVRAAGGVVWRVAAAGPEVVLVHRPKYRDWTFPKGKLDPGETDEQAALREVREETGLECVLGRELPTVTYRDAKGRHKQVRYWEMTVAAGTFTANDEVDEMDWCPLDGARRRLTYDHDAEVLDAFLRFASGDPG from the coding sequence ATGTCGGCGGGCGGCCGGTCACCGGGCCCGGCGGGCGGCGAGCCCGAGGTGCGCGCCGCCGGGGGTGTCGTGTGGCGGGTCGCCGCCGCGGGGCCCGAGGTCGTCCTCGTGCATCGACCCAAGTACCGCGACTGGACGTTCCCGAAGGGCAAGCTCGACCCCGGAGAGACCGACGAGCAGGCGGCGTTGCGCGAGGTCCGCGAGGAGACCGGCCTCGAGTGCGTGCTCGGCCGTGAGCTGCCCACCGTCACGTATCGGGACGCCAAGGGCCGCCACAAGCAGGTCCGCTACTGGGAGATGACCGTGGCGGCGGGCACGTTCACCGCCAACGACGAGGTCGACGAGATGGACTGGTGCCCGCTCGACGGCGCCCGCCGGCGACTCACCTACGACCACGACGCCGAGGTGCTCGACGCCTTCCTGCGCTTCGCGTCGGGCGATCCGGGCTAG
- a CDS encoding CYTH and CHAD domain-containing protein, producing the protein MIAAVAAAGKLETEMKFGAWPGFTLPDLHDVVPGVTVGEPTTFDLDAIYVDTEDLRLVRNGVSLRRRTGEGATRWTLKLPSTGGDGDALRRREFDVETDVGSVPPELADLVVGWVRGAALAPVATIRTTRHRVDLLRDGRRLAEVDDDVVTVVEGDEVAARFREIEVELADGASSDLLALVAGALERAGAGAPDRTTKVVRALGPRALAPPDLTVAEVGPRATTAEVVRAALAEAARRLVERDHVVRLDDDVEGVHQARVATRRLRTVLATFGPVLDGDVVEGLRAELGWLAGLLGVVRDTDVLLERLRDAASTLDAVDRGAVAAVLARLERERAERFASLLGEMRTARYVELLDRVVATALEPPLTRAARGPAAEAVAALVRPRWIGLRRAVAGLGPQPAEDDLHEVRILVKKARDAVEVVVPVVGQPARRLADALDVLQRELGELSDAAVAQEWLRALTPSVPPAQAMVVGQLVGDQRRRSRAAGELWPQAWAACERKANVRWLG; encoded by the coding sequence GTGATCGCAGCGGTGGCCGCGGCGGGGAAGCTCGAGACGGAGATGAAGTTCGGGGCGTGGCCCGGGTTCACGCTCCCCGACCTGCACGACGTGGTCCCCGGGGTCACCGTCGGCGAGCCGACGACGTTCGACCTCGACGCCATCTACGTCGACACCGAGGACCTGCGCCTCGTGCGCAACGGCGTGTCGCTGCGACGGCGGACGGGTGAGGGAGCGACGCGCTGGACGTTGAAGTTGCCGAGTACCGGGGGCGACGGTGACGCGCTGCGCCGGCGGGAGTTCGACGTCGAGACCGACGTCGGCTCGGTGCCTCCAGAGCTGGCCGACCTGGTGGTCGGCTGGGTGCGGGGTGCGGCCCTCGCGCCGGTGGCCACCATCCGCACCACCCGGCACCGGGTGGACCTCCTCCGCGACGGGCGGCGGTTGGCCGAGGTCGACGACGACGTCGTCACGGTCGTCGAGGGCGACGAGGTGGCCGCCCGCTTCCGGGAGATCGAGGTGGAGCTGGCCGACGGGGCCTCGTCGGACCTCCTGGCTCTCGTCGCGGGGGCGCTGGAGCGGGCGGGGGCGGGGGCGCCCGACCGGACCACCAAGGTCGTGCGGGCGTTGGGGCCGCGTGCCCTTGCCCCGCCGGATCTCACCGTCGCCGAGGTGGGGCCGAGGGCCACGACCGCCGAGGTGGTCAGGGCGGCGTTGGCGGAGGCGGCGCGCCGGCTCGTCGAACGCGATCACGTCGTCCGCCTGGACGACGACGTCGAGGGCGTCCACCAGGCCCGTGTCGCCACCCGTCGGCTGCGGACCGTGCTGGCGACCTTCGGCCCCGTCCTCGACGGCGACGTGGTCGAGGGCCTCCGCGCCGAGCTGGGCTGGCTGGCGGGTCTGCTGGGCGTGGTCCGCGACACCGATGTGCTGCTCGAGCGGCTCCGGGACGCGGCGTCGACGCTCGACGCCGTCGACCGGGGCGCCGTCGCCGCGGTGCTCGCGCGACTGGAGCGCGAGCGTGCCGAGCGGTTCGCGTCCCTGCTCGGCGAGATGCGCACGGCGCGCTACGTCGAGCTCCTCGATCGGGTCGTCGCCACCGCGCTCGAGCCCCCGCTGACGCGGGCCGCACGCGGCCCTGCCGCGGAGGCGGTCGCCGCGCTGGTCCGTCCCCGGTGGATCGGGCTGCGGCGGGCGGTCGCAGGGCTCGGCCCGCAGCCGGCCGAGGACGACCTGCACGAGGTGCGCATCCTGGTCAAGAAGGCGCGTGACGCCGTCGAGGTCGTCGTGCCCGTCGTCGGCCAACCGGCGCGACGGCTCGCCGATGCGCTCGACGTGCTCCAGCGCGAGCTCGGGGAGCTCAGCGACGCGGCGGTGGCGCAGGAGTGGCTGCGGGCGCTCACGCCGTCGGTGCCCCCCGCCCAGGCGATGGTCGTCGGCCAGCTCGTCGGTGACCAGCGTCGACGGTCACGTGCGGCAGGGGAGCTCTGGCCGCAGGCGTGGGCGGCGTGCGAACGGAAGGCCAACGTCAGGTGGCTGGGTTGA
- a CDS encoding RNA degradosome polyphosphate kinase: MLGERQAEAVSSSESWLGVPRPLDVSDPGAVASRDRFLNRELSWLDFNARVLALADNPDVPLLERAKFVAIFSQNLDEFFQVRVAGLKDQVAGGVTKTTADGRTPAEQLDQIRERVRVLAAEAYDLFSDRLVPALAAAGLVYSSYQDLDDDDRAYLDDVFAERIFPVLTPLAVDPGHPFPYISDLSLNLAVVVRDPVSGEKRFARVKVPNLLPRFVVMPDGERFVPLEQVIAAHFGVLFPGMAVGDHYGFRVTRNADLTLEEEEAEDLLEAVELELRRRRFGRAVRLEVEAGVSDEVLDLLKRELDLVDADVYRCDGPVDLGGLWAVRGLDRPDLEDPPWSPITQPRLRPVDDEPVDLFSVIRKGDVLVHHPYESFSTSVEDFIHQASIDPKVLAIKLTLYRTSSDTSIITSLVRAAERGKQVAALVELKARFDEKKNIGWARELEKAGVHVVYGLMGLKIHTKTTLVVREDDDGMQRYCHIGTGNYNPKTAGLYEDVGLLTCDPAIGSDLTQLFNLLTGFAREPHFAKLLVSPRTVRSGITELIRNEAGLGPDGRIVLKMNSLVDAGIIDELYAASSAGTPVELLIRGICCLRPGVPGLSENIRVRSIVGRYLEHSRIYHFAHGAPDGGPAYYIGSADLMPRNLDRRVEALVPVEDPSLQARLAEVIDVGLADDTLAWTLDADSTWWHRRGTEGVETHRRLQDLALERRDHR, encoded by the coding sequence ATGCTCGGCGAGAGGCAGGCAGAAGCGGTGTCGTCGTCCGAGTCCTGGTTGGGCGTCCCCCGGCCCCTCGACGTGTCCGACCCGGGGGCCGTCGCCTCCCGCGATCGCTTCCTGAACCGCGAGCTGTCGTGGCTCGACTTCAACGCCCGCGTGCTCGCCCTGGCCGACAACCCCGACGTCCCGCTGCTCGAGCGGGCCAAGTTCGTGGCGATCTTCAGCCAGAACCTCGACGAGTTCTTCCAGGTCCGTGTGGCCGGGTTGAAGGACCAGGTCGCCGGCGGGGTGACCAAGACCACCGCCGACGGCCGCACCCCGGCCGAGCAGCTCGACCAGATCCGCGAGCGGGTGCGCGTGCTGGCCGCCGAGGCCTACGACCTGTTCTCCGACCGCCTGGTCCCGGCGTTGGCCGCCGCCGGTCTCGTCTACTCGTCCTACCAGGACCTCGACGACGACGATCGGGCGTACCTCGACGACGTGTTCGCGGAGCGGATCTTCCCGGTGCTCACCCCGCTGGCCGTCGACCCGGGCCACCCGTTCCCCTACATCTCGGACCTCTCGCTCAACCTCGCCGTCGTCGTCCGGGACCCGGTGAGCGGCGAGAAGCGCTTCGCCCGGGTCAAGGTCCCGAACCTCCTACCCCGCTTCGTGGTGATGCCCGACGGGGAGCGGTTCGTGCCCCTCGAGCAGGTGATCGCCGCCCACTTCGGCGTGCTGTTCCCGGGCATGGCGGTGGGCGACCACTACGGGTTCAGGGTGACCCGCAACGCCGACCTCACCCTCGAGGAGGAGGAGGCCGAGGACCTGCTCGAGGCTGTCGAGCTCGAGCTGCGTCGCCGCCGGTTCGGCCGGGCGGTCCGCCTCGAGGTCGAGGCGGGGGTGTCCGACGAGGTGCTCGACCTCCTGAAGCGCGAGCTCGACCTCGTCGACGCCGACGTCTACCGCTGCGACGGACCGGTCGACCTCGGCGGGCTCTGGGCGGTCCGCGGCCTCGATCGCCCCGATCTCGAGGACCCTCCCTGGAGCCCCATCACCCAGCCCCGCCTGCGGCCCGTCGACGACGAGCCGGTCGACCTCTTCTCGGTCATCCGCAAGGGCGACGTGCTCGTGCACCACCCCTACGAGTCGTTCTCCACGTCGGTGGAGGACTTCATCCACCAGGCGTCGATCGACCCGAAGGTCCTCGCCATCAAGCTCACCTTGTACCGCACCTCGAGCGACACGTCGATCATCACGTCGCTGGTCCGCGCCGCCGAGCGGGGCAAGCAGGTCGCCGCGCTGGTCGAGCTGAAGGCCCGCTTCGACGAGAAGAAGAACATCGGCTGGGCCCGTGAGCTCGAGAAGGCCGGCGTGCACGTCGTCTACGGGCTGATGGGCCTGAAGATCCACACCAAGACCACGCTGGTGGTCCGCGAGGACGACGACGGCATGCAGCGCTACTGCCACATCGGCACCGGCAACTACAACCCGAAGACCGCCGGGCTCTACGAGGACGTCGGCCTGCTCACCTGCGATCCCGCCATCGGGTCGGACCTCACCCAGCTGTTCAACCTCCTCACCGGCTTCGCCCGCGAGCCCCACTTCGCCAAGCTCCTGGTCTCACCGCGGACGGTGCGCTCGGGGATCACCGAGCTGATCCGCAACGAAGCGGGTCTCGGCCCGGACGGGCGGATCGTGCTGAAGATGAACAGCCTCGTGGACGCCGGGATCATCGACGAGCTCTACGCGGCGTCGTCGGCCGGCACCCCCGTCGAGCTGTTGATCCGGGGGATCTGCTGCCTGCGCCCGGGGGTGCCCGGGCTCTCCGAGAACATCCGGGTCCGCTCGATCGTGGGCCGGTACCTCGAGCACTCGCGGATCTACCACTTCGCCCACGGTGCGCCCGACGGCGGTCCGGCGTACTACATCGGTTCGGCCGACCTGATGCCCCGCAACCTCGACCGGCGGGTCGAGGCGCTCGTGCCGGTCGAGGACCCTTCGCTGCAGGCCCGGCTGGCCGAGGTGATCGACGTCGGTCTGGCCGACGACACCCTGGCGTGGACGCTCGACGCCGACAGCACCTGGTGGCACCGGCGAGGGACCGAGGGCGTGGAGACGCACCGCCGACTCCAGGACCTCGCCCTCGAACGACGCGATCACAGGTGA
- a CDS encoding WhiB family transcriptional regulator codes for MAAPRARVASTNQVGGSPGRPDPPEATMETDTDWMAQGNCRHEPPTRFFPSDGVGVEIAKKICSTCPVTDVCLEYALEQRIDHGVWGGTSERQRRRILRSRRLRVEVRAEAG; via the coding sequence ATGGCTGCTCCCCGAGCGAGGGTGGCGTCGACCAACCAGGTCGGCGGATCGCCGGGGCGCCCCGACCCGCCGGAGGCGACGATGGAGACCGACACCGACTGGATGGCGCAGGGGAACTGCCGCCACGAGCCGCCGACCCGCTTCTTCCCGAGCGACGGCGTGGGGGTGGAGATCGCCAAGAAGATCTGTTCCACCTGCCCGGTCACCGACGTCTGCCTCGAGTACGCGCTGGAGCAGCGCATCGACCACGGCGTCTGGGGCGGCACCTCCGAGCGCCAGCGCCGCCGCATCCTGCGCTCCCGCCGCCTGCGCGTCGAGGTCCGCGCCGAAGCCGGCTGA
- a CDS encoding WhiB family transcriptional regulator: MHEPVTIEATEEKSWQDLANCLGVDPDLFFPERGASTREAKEVCRGCVVQGECLEYALANGEKFGIWGGMSERERRRIRRQRALARAAASEAAASASA; encoded by the coding sequence ATGCACGAGCCCGTCACCATCGAGGCCACCGAAGAGAAGAGCTGGCAGGATCTCGCCAACTGCCTCGGTGTCGATCCCGACCTGTTCTTCCCGGAGCGTGGCGCGTCCACCCGTGAGGCCAAAGAGGTCTGCCGGGGCTGCGTCGTGCAGGGGGAGTGCCTCGAGTACGCCCTGGCCAACGGCGAGAAGTTCGGCATCTGGGGCGGCATGAGCGAGCGCGAGCGTCGCCGCATCCGTCGCCAGCGGGCCCTGGCCCGCGCCGCCGCCAGCGAGGCGGCGGCCTCCGCCTCCGCCTAG
- a CDS encoding family 1 glycosylhydrolase, with the protein MTRRTTTSSPGATPAPTATAPPVWGTAMTAAGSLGLAPRSDWARWEADGRLPPSADGGGFGVDFATDLELLASLGLTSLRWGIDWSRLEPHPGRWDADAADLVTEVLRAARRAGVEVWAVLHEGPLPGWFSEDERGFADDRGRGLTWPRHVDRVADAFGDLVAGWVPVLDPFTRAAEGFALGTRPPGRRDEGAFLEHLRALHLVGVEAWRLLRSGDAPVAACLDLSPTHPGVRSREPDEREAATQRARRLERLRAGVWVDALSDGLLAVPELGEVEVPGLAGAYDVVGITYRGGTTVHADGTTGPYPADAPVTADGHAPWPEGLGVVARDLHARLPGRRLAVLGTGVTAREDDRRADVAGATAAEIERAVADGVPIELAMWETGIDGWNPVTGLEVPDGIVDRARHPRPSAAVLSAAAERARLAR; encoded by the coding sequence GTGACCCGCCGCACCACGACCTCCTCCCCGGGCGCCACGCCCGCGCCCACTGCGACGGCGCCGCCGGTCTGGGGGACGGCCATGACCGCCGCCGGGTCGCTCGGGCTGGCCCCGCGCAGCGACTGGGCGCGGTGGGAGGCTGACGGGCGCCTGCCGCCCTCCGCCGACGGCGGCGGGTTCGGTGTCGACTTCGCCACCGACCTCGAGCTGCTCGCCTCGCTGGGCCTCACCAGCCTGCGCTGGGGCATCGACTGGTCGCGCCTCGAACCCCACCCCGGCCGGTGGGACGCCGACGCCGCCGACCTGGTGACCGAGGTGCTGCGCGCCGCCCGACGGGCCGGCGTGGAGGTGTGGGCCGTGCTCCACGAGGGCCCGTTGCCCGGGTGGTTCAGCGAGGACGAACGGGGCTTCGCCGACGATCGGGGCCGCGGGCTCACCTGGCCCCGCCACGTCGACCGGGTGGCCGACGCGTTCGGTGACCTCGTGGCGGGCTGGGTGCCGGTGCTCGACCCGTTCACCCGTGCCGCCGAGGGCTTCGCGCTCGGCACCCGGCCACCCGGGCGCCGCGACGAGGGGGCCTTCCTCGAGCACCTCCGCGCCCTGCACCTCGTCGGGGTCGAAGCGTGGCGGCTGCTGCGCAGCGGCGACGCGCCGGTGGCGGCCTGTCTCGACCTCTCCCCCACCCACCCGGGGGTGCGCTCGCGTGAGCCCGACGAACGGGAGGCGGCCACGCAGCGGGCGCGCCGCCTCGAGCGGCTCCGCGCCGGGGTGTGGGTCGACGCGCTGAGCGACGGCCTCCTCGCCGTCCCCGAGCTCGGCGAGGTCGAGGTCCCCGGCCTGGCCGGCGCCTACGACGTCGTGGGGATCACCTACCGCGGGGGCACCACCGTCCACGCCGACGGCACCACGGGGCCGTACCCGGCCGACGCTCCGGTGACCGCCGACGGCCACGCCCCGTGGCCCGAGGGGCTGGGTGTGGTCGCGCGCGACCTGCACGCCCGGCTGCCCGGCCGGCGGCTCGCCGTGCTCGGGACGGGGGTGACCGCCCGAGAGGACGACCGCCGCGCCGACGTCGCCGGCGCGACCGCCGCGGAGATCGAACGGGCCGTCGCCGACGGTGTGCCGATCGAGCTGGCGATGTGGGAGACCGGCATCGACGGGTGGAACCCGGTCACCGGGCTGGAGGTGCCCGACGGGATCGTCGACCGGGCCCGCCACCCCCGGCCCAGCGCGGCCGTGCTGTCGGCGGCCGCCGAGCGCGCGAGGCTCGCCCGATGA
- the rpiA gene encoding ribose-5-phosphate isomerase RpiA, producing the protein MSEPSAQERAKEAAGRHAAGYAADGMRVGLGTGSTVHWTIVELGERGLDITCTATSVQTHDLATSLGLRVVTPDEIGRLDLAVDGADEVDPGFNLTKGGGAAHTREKIVAAMADRFVVVVDESKLVPALGPFGTPLEVLDFAPGVVATAVRALGAHDVTTRDRRSDNGNLVMDARFGRIDDPVALSASLSAVPGLVEHGIFPGSMVERVVIAGIDGVTERVRD; encoded by the coding sequence ATGAGCGAACCATCGGCGCAGGAACGCGCCAAGGAGGCCGCCGGACGCCACGCCGCCGGCTACGCCGCCGACGGGATGCGGGTCGGCCTGGGCACCGGCTCGACGGTCCACTGGACGATCGTCGAGCTCGGCGAACGCGGTCTCGACATCACGTGCACGGCGACGTCCGTGCAGACCCACGACCTGGCGACGTCGCTCGGGCTGCGGGTCGTCACCCCCGACGAGATCGGTCGGCTCGACCTCGCCGTCGACGGCGCCGACGAGGTGGATCCGGGGTTCAACCTGACCAAGGGCGGAGGGGCGGCCCACACCCGGGAGAAGATCGTGGCGGCGATGGCCGACCGCTTCGTGGTGGTCGTCGACGAGTCGAAGCTCGTGCCCGCCCTCGGGCCGTTCGGGACGCCGCTCGAGGTCCTCGACTTCGCCCCCGGCGTGGTGGCCACCGCCGTGCGGGCCCTGGGCGCGCACGACGTGACGACCCGCGATCGCCGCAGCGACAACGGCAACCTGGTGATGGACGCCCGGTTCGGGCGGATCGACGACCCTGTCGCGCTGAGCGCCTCGTTGTCGGCCGTCCCCGGCCTCGTCGAGCACGGGATCTTCCCCGGGTCGATGGTCGAACGGGTCGTGATCGCCGGGATCGACGGCGTCACCGAACGCGTGCGGGACTAG